One window of the Salvia splendens isolate huo1 chromosome 1, SspV2, whole genome shotgun sequence genome contains the following:
- the LOC121792718 gene encoding uncharacterized protein LOC121792718: protein MEVFGKSVVAVHSNVIYLSSILGQDGPNPVHKCDWKCENENLFGNMFRCKLTGLTHVCDKNCNQRIVYDNHSSLCRVSKQVFPLTLVEQQAVRGVRRKLDAESSSTESCSFKRRRDAQCHPSPFERPFTTVGPICSPIGDGMDTN from the coding sequence ATGGAGGTATTTGGAAAATCTGTGGTAGCTGTTCATTCCAATGTTATTTACTTGTCAAGTATTCTAGGCCAAGATGGGCCTAATCCAGTTCACAAGTGTGACTGGAAATGTGAGAACGAGAATTTGTTTGGGAACATGTTTCGCTGCAAGCTAACTGGGCTGACACATGTTTGTGATAAAAACTGTAATCAGAGAATTGTCTATGATAATCATAGCTCCCTCTGCAGAGTGAGCAAACAGGTTTTTCCTTTAACACTGGTTGAGCAACAAGCTGTCAGAGGTGTCCGAAGGAAGCTTGATGCTGAGAGTTCCTCGACTGAGTCTTGTTCTTTTAAGCGCAGAAGGGATGCGCAGTGCCACCCCTCACCATTTGAGAGGCCCTTCACTACTGTTGGTCCCATCTGCAGTCCGATTGGTGATGGCATGGATACGAACTAG
- the LOC121756184 gene encoding protein RESPONSE TO LOW SULFUR 3-like — translation MAPTIAIPSPAPQQKKGEAALRRRNEELERELRESREREERMRAELARAMERLRVADEAEERLCSQLGELEAEAVGQAREYGARIVELLEQLSGAKEMLERTSSFSSVISQ, via the coding sequence ATGGCGCCAACCATCGCGATTCCCTCGCCGGCGCCGCAGCAGAAGAAAGGCGAGGCTGCGCTGAGGCGGAGGAACGAGGAGCTGGAGCGGGAGCTCAGGGAAAGCCGGGAGAGGGAGGAGAGAATGAGAGCGGAGCTGGCGCGGGCGATGGAGCGGCTGAGGGTGGCGGATGAGGCGGAGGAGCGCCTCTGCTCGCAGCTCGGCGAGCTCGAGGCGGAGGCGGTGGGCCAGGCCCGGGAATACGGGGCACGGATTGTGGAGCTGCTGGAGCAGCTTTCCGGAGCCAAGGAAATGCTTGAGAGGACGTCGTCGTTTTCGAGCGTCATTTCTCAATGA
- the LOC121756146 gene encoding DNA-binding protein BIN4-like isoform X1 — translation MSDSREESPDWLRSFQPPTETAIELSSGSDSPLDRSPVSDDEDTVYLSRLFKKGATQVSNSNDSDDGKVTLSESPVKGKSPKKTNKAKQTTPKKRKQDDDSGRGKRAKGKDGSGGNTPENLGMSHGENTSIWSLSSDSESAPDARPVKKSKPNVKKLSASKDFNPEDKKEDYDSLLDHDLESLKNQAPQVKSPVENLEKVDEKSSKEMDTDINMKGDDDDKDNIMKEDVSGKRSGHQVSSSRVPLFLSDKVQRSKALVECDGDSIDLSGDVGSVGRVVIADDSSKKHEMLLDLKGTIYKTTIVPSRTFCVVSFSQSEAKLEAIMNDYIQLKPQSNVYESETMVEGTLDGFSFDSDEEADKPVVEADQQEAGEEQPTDGKTKKKTDKKPGKKKGKPTGDKPAKKAMKKKPQVSKKGKTKK, via the exons ATGAGCGATTCCAGAGAAGAATCTCCCGACTGGTTGCGGTCATTTCAG CCGCCAACTGAAACTGCCATAGAATTGTCATCTGGATCGGATTCGCCATTGGATCGAAGTCCAGTAAGCGATGACGAGGATACTGTCTACCTTAGTAGGTTGTTTAAGAAAGGAGCAACACAGGTATCAAATAGTAACGATAGTGATGATGGAAAAGTGACTCTATCTGAGAGTCCTGTCAAAGGAAAGTCTCCCAAAAAGACTAATAAAGCAAAACAGACGACACCGAAGAAGAGGAAGCAAGATGATGACAGTGGAAGAG GAAAGAGGGCTAAAGGAAAGGACGGAAGTGGGGGTAATACACCTGAAAATCTTGGGATGTCTCAT GGAGAGAATACTTCCATCTGGTCATTATCTTCAGATTCTGAGTCTGCTCCAGATGCTAGGCCCGTTAAAAAGTCCAAGCCTAATGTGAAAAAACTTTCTGCAAGTAAAGATTTCAATCCAGAAGATAAAAAGGAAGATTATGACAGTCTCCTTGACCATGATTTAGAATCCCTAAAGAATCAAGCCCCACAGGTTAAATCACCAGTGGAAAACCTGGAAAAAGTGGATGAGAAATCATCCAAGGAGATGGATACAGATATCAATATGAAGGGAG ATGATGATGATAAAGATAACATTATGAAGGAAGATGTCTCTGGGAAGCGTTCTGGACACCAG GTATCCTCTTCAAGGGTGCCATTATTTCTCTCAGATAAAGTTCAGCGTTCAAAG GCTCTTGTTGAGTGCGATGGTGATTCCATAGATTTGAGTGGTGACGTGGGTTCCGTTGGAAGGGTAGTGATTGCTGATGATTCATCCAAAAAACATGAGATGCTCTTGGATTTAAAAG GAACCATATACAAAACAACAATAGTTCCATCAAGGACATTCTGTGTG GTAAGCTTTAGCCAATCAGAAGCAAAG CTAGAAGCTATTATGAATGACTACATTCAGTTGAAACCACAATCCAACGTTTATGAATCCGAAACTATGGTTGAAG GGACATTGGATGGATTCTCGTTTGATTCGGACGAAGAAGCTGACAAACCCGTGGTTGAAGCTGATCAACAAGAGGCTGGGGAGGAACAACCAACAGATGGAAAAACCAAGAAAAAAACTGACAAAAAACCG GGGAAGAAAAAGGGAAAACCAACAGGAGACAAGCCGGCCAAGAAAGCGATGAAAAAGAAACCTCAAGTTTCAAAAAAGGGCAAAACCAAGAAATGA
- the LOC121756146 gene encoding DNA-binding protein BIN4-like isoform X2 — protein sequence MSDSREESPDWLRSFQPPTETAIELSSGSDSPLDRSPVSDDEDTVYLSRLFKKGATQVSNSNDSDDGKVTLSESPVKGKSPKKTNKAKQTTPKKRKQDDDSGRGKRAKGKDGSGGNTPENLGMSHGENTSIWSLSSDSESAPDARPVKKSKPNVKKLSASKDFNPEDKKEDYDSLLDHDLESLKNQAPQVKSPVENLEKVDEKSSKEMDTDINMKGDDDDKDNIMKEDVSGKRSGHQALVECDGDSIDLSGDVGSVGRVVIADDSSKKHEMLLDLKGTIYKTTIVPSRTFCVVSFSQSEAKLEAIMNDYIQLKPQSNVYESETMVEGTLDGFSFDSDEEADKPVVEADQQEAGEEQPTDGKTKKKTDKKPGKKKGKPTGDKPAKKAMKKKPQVSKKGKTKK from the exons ATGAGCGATTCCAGAGAAGAATCTCCCGACTGGTTGCGGTCATTTCAG CCGCCAACTGAAACTGCCATAGAATTGTCATCTGGATCGGATTCGCCATTGGATCGAAGTCCAGTAAGCGATGACGAGGATACTGTCTACCTTAGTAGGTTGTTTAAGAAAGGAGCAACACAGGTATCAAATAGTAACGATAGTGATGATGGAAAAGTGACTCTATCTGAGAGTCCTGTCAAAGGAAAGTCTCCCAAAAAGACTAATAAAGCAAAACAGACGACACCGAAGAAGAGGAAGCAAGATGATGACAGTGGAAGAG GAAAGAGGGCTAAAGGAAAGGACGGAAGTGGGGGTAATACACCTGAAAATCTTGGGATGTCTCAT GGAGAGAATACTTCCATCTGGTCATTATCTTCAGATTCTGAGTCTGCTCCAGATGCTAGGCCCGTTAAAAAGTCCAAGCCTAATGTGAAAAAACTTTCTGCAAGTAAAGATTTCAATCCAGAAGATAAAAAGGAAGATTATGACAGTCTCCTTGACCATGATTTAGAATCCCTAAAGAATCAAGCCCCACAGGTTAAATCACCAGTGGAAAACCTGGAAAAAGTGGATGAGAAATCATCCAAGGAGATGGATACAGATATCAATATGAAGGGAG ATGATGATGATAAAGATAACATTATGAAGGAAGATGTCTCTGGGAAGCGTTCTGGACACCAG GCTCTTGTTGAGTGCGATGGTGATTCCATAGATTTGAGTGGTGACGTGGGTTCCGTTGGAAGGGTAGTGATTGCTGATGATTCATCCAAAAAACATGAGATGCTCTTGGATTTAAAAG GAACCATATACAAAACAACAATAGTTCCATCAAGGACATTCTGTGTG GTAAGCTTTAGCCAATCAGAAGCAAAG CTAGAAGCTATTATGAATGACTACATTCAGTTGAAACCACAATCCAACGTTTATGAATCCGAAACTATGGTTGAAG GGACATTGGATGGATTCTCGTTTGATTCGGACGAAGAAGCTGACAAACCCGTGGTTGAAGCTGATCAACAAGAGGCTGGGGAGGAACAACCAACAGATGGAAAAACCAAGAAAAAAACTGACAAAAAACCG GGGAAGAAAAAGGGAAAACCAACAGGAGACAAGCCGGCCAAGAAAGCGATGAAAAAGAAACCTCAAGTTTCAAAAAAGGGCAAAACCAAGAAATGA
- the LOC121756169 gene encoding chloroplastic import inner membrane translocase subunit HP30-2-like isoform X1, with protein sequence MAVEIPTKAGGLMVNPQQNPVALVQAKLKEVELRFKGWLEKQSIPVEAAVVTVTSAAQGAAIGAIMGTISGGEGSSLLMPPPNAAISPDAMASLKQAQALAGGPFVQARNFAVMTGANAGISCVMKRLRGKDDVQTSMAAAFGSGALFSLVSGMGGPNPVANALTSGLFFALVQGGIFQIGQKFSQPPAEDLNYVKTRSMLSNLGLQNYEKNFKRGLLTDTTLPLITDSALRDVKIPPGPRLLILEHIESVIREPEFKDRRKAKGPR encoded by the exons ATGGCGGTGGAAATTCCAACGAAGGCCGGCGGATTGATGGTGAATCCTCAGCAGAATCCGGTGGCTTTGGTGCAGGCCAAGCTGAAGGAGGTAGAGTTGAGGTTCAAGGGGTGGCTGGAGAAGCAGTCTATCCCGGTTGAGGCCGCCGTCGTCACCGTCACCAGCGCCGCCCAAGGCGCCGCTATTGGCGCCATCATGGGAACTATCTCCGGCGGAGAGGGGTCCTCGCTCCTCATGCCGCCTCCGAACGCTGCTATTAGTCCAGATGCTATGGCGTCGCTCAAGCAGGCTCAG GCTCTTGCTGGAGGTCCGTTCGTACAAGCTCGGAACTTTGCTGTCATGACAGGTGCAAATGCCGGTATTTCGTGTGTCATGAAAAGATTGAGAGGCAAGGATGATGTTCAAACCAG TATGGCTGCAGCTTTTGGATCCGGGGCTTTGTTTTCGCTAGTAAGTGGTATGGGTGGCCCGAATCCAGTAGCAAATGCTCTTACATCTGGTCTTTTCTTTGCACTTGTTCAAGGTGGAATTTTCCAG ATTGGACAGAAGTTTTCACAACCACCTGCTGAAGATTTAAATTATGTGAAAACGAGATCGATGCTGAGCAACCTTGGCCTGCAGAACTACGAGAAGAATTTTAAGAGAGGACTGCTGACAGATACCACTCTGCCATTGATAACTGATAG TGCTCTCAGAGATGTGAAAATACCTCCTGGTCCAAGATTGCTCATTCTGGAACACATAGAGAG TGTTATCAGGGAGCCTGAGTTCAAAGACAGGCGAAAGGCAAAGGGGCCTCGTTGA
- the LOC121802355 gene encoding ABC transporter B family member 19-like — protein MHSAEIIDEAGRSEKDDKPLTLPFYKLLSQADKVDWILMALGTLGSIVHGLAQPVGYFLLGKALDAFGKNINNTDEMVKALFKVVPYVWYMAFATFPAGILEIGCWMYASERQVRRLRLSFLKAVLSQEIGAFDTDLTSGKIITGISSHMFVIQDAIGEKLGHFISCFATFFSGVLIAFIACWEVSLLAIFVVPMILVIGATYTKKMNAVSATRMAYLSEATAMVEQTISHIKTVFAFVGENSAIRSFSESLQKQLRISRTEAFVKGFGTGMFQVVTFCSWALIVWVGAVVVTAGRALGGDVIAAVMSILFGAISLTYAAPDMQLFNQAKAAGQEVFQVIERKPMIYTNHEGKELDAIKGSICINDVHFAYPSRTNTPILRGFSLSIPAGKVVAFVGSSGCGKSTIMSLITRFYDPIEGSILIDNYNIKDLDLKFLRRNIGVVSQEPSLFSGNIKENIQAGNWEADESQLQKAAQMANAHSFICDFPNQYLTEVGQRGVQLSGGQKQRIAIARAILKNPPILLLDEATSALDTESEKLVQAALETAMQGRTVILIAHRLSTIVNADMIAVVENGVVTETGPHHHLLTSNNFYRSLFEMQNLSQDSDARVEDPLEDLASIYTDASSHFPDESREANRTPQLSPNKEDLKERKEKAVFYRIWFGLRKREIVKIFIGSCGAALAGISKPVFGYFIITIGVAYYKDNAESRVGKYSILFACIGFLSCFAHTLQHFFYGLVGEQAMTNLRQALYSAILRNELAWFEKPQNSVGSVTSQVINETATVKTIISDRMSVIVQCISSILIATIVSIRVNWRMGLVAWAVMPCHFIGGLIQAKSAKGFSSGSNAAYSELVSLASESTSNIKTVASFCLEDHVLEKAKVSLKKPLAKCRTQSIKYGIIQGVSLCLWNIAHAVALWYTTILVKRGQSSFENGIRSYQIFSLTVPSITELWTLIPTVFSAISILTPAFHTLDRQTEIEPDEPKQQPRKSIKGDIEFSNVSFTYPSRPDMIILDNFNLTIEAGSKVALVGPSGAGKSSILALLLRFYDVNEGAVLIDWKNVKSYNLKVLRAQIGLVQQEPLLFSFSIRENICYGNEGASEAEVIQAAMEANIHEVISNLPRGYGTSVGEKGCQLSGGQKQRIAIARVLLKKPVIMLLDEATSALDAESERAVINALESLKQSTTNITVAHRLSTVINSDTIFVMDKGKVVEMGTHANLVTASEGVYSKLYRHQSFAGN, from the exons ATGCATAGTGCGGAGATTATAGACGAAGCAGGCAGGTCGGAAAAGGATGATAAGCCACTAACCTTGCCATTTTACAAGCTTTTGAGCCAAGCAGATAAGGTGGACTGGATTTTGATGGCTCTGGGCACCTTGGGATCCATTGTCCACGGCCTCGCGCAGCCTGTAGGGTATTTCCTGCTGGGAAAAGCCCTTGATGCCTTTGGTAAAAACATCAACAATACCGATGAAATGGTTAAGGCACTTTTTAAG GTCGTTCCATATGTGTGGTACATGGCTTTTGCGACATTTCCAGCTGGAATTCTAG AGATAGGATGCTGGATGTATGCAAGTGAAAGACAAGTACGTCGCCTAAGATTATCTTTCCTAAAAGCTGTCCTTAGCCAAGAGATTGGAGCATTTGATACTGACTTAACAAGCGGAAAGATAATCACTGGTATCAGTAGCCATATGTTCGTCATTCAAGATGCCATCGGAGAAAAG TTGGGGCATTTCATATCATGCTTCGCTACATTCTTTTCTGGCGTCTTGATTGCATTCATAGCCTGCTGGGAAGTGTCACTTCTAGCAATATTTGTTGTCCCCATGATTCTCGTAATCGGGGCTACTTATACGAAGAAGATGAACGCCGTTTCAGCAACAAGAATGGCATATCTATCGGAGGCCACTGCAATGGTGGAACAG ACAATTTCCCACATCAAGACTGTGTTTGCATTTGTTGGAGAGAATTCGGCAATTAGATCTTTCTCAGAAAGCTTACAGAAGCAGCTGAGAATAAGCAGAACCGAAGCATTTGTGAAGGGATTTGGGACAGGAATGTTCCAAGTTGTGACATTCTGTTCTTGGGCACTTATTGTGTGGGTTGGAGCTGTTGTTGTGACAGCCGGGAGAGCACTTGGAGGAGATGTTATTGCTGCTGTCATGAGCATTCTTTTTGGTGCTAT ATCCCTCACATATGCTGCACCAGACATGCAACTCTTCAATCAAGCAAAAGCAGCAGGGCAGGAAGTTTTTCAAGTGATTGAAAGAAAGCCAATGATATACACAAACCACGAGGGAAAAGAACTGGATGCCATCAAAGGGAGCATATGTATAAACGACGTGCACTTTGCATATCCATCCAGGACGAATACTCCAATTCTTCGAGGATTTTCATTATCGATCCCAGCAGGAAAGGTGGTTGCATTTGTTGGAAGTAGCGGATGTGGCAAGAGCACCATCATGTCACTGATAACAAGATTCTATGACCCAATAGAAG GTTCTATTCTCATTGACAACTACAACATCAAGGATCTCGATCTGAAGTTCCTCAGGAGAAATATCGGAGTAGTTTCTCAGGAGCCATCACTTTTTTCTGGTAACATCAAGGAGAACATTCAGGCAGGAAACTGGGAAGCAGATGAGAGTCAACTCCAGAAAGCAGCTCAAATGGCAAATGCACACTCTTTTATATGTGATTTTCCAAATCAATACTTAACTGAG GTCGGACAAAGGGGTGTCCAGTTATCAGGTGGACAGAAACAGAGAATAGCAATAGCAAGGGCAATCCTAAAGAATCCCCCAATTCTTTTACTGGATGAAGCCACCAGCGCCCTTGATACAGAATCAGAAAAGCTAGTTCAAGCAGCTCTTGAGACAGCAATGCAAGGAAGGACAGTCATCTTGATAGCACACAGATTATCCACCATTGTTAATGCAGATATGATTGCTGTTGTAGAAAATGGAGTAGTTACAGAGACAGGACCACATCACCACTTGCTGACTAGCAACAATTTTTACCGTAGCTTGTTTGAAATGCAGAATCTCAGCCAAGATAGTGACGCAAG AGTAGAGGACCCATTGGAAGATTTAGCAAGTATATACACGGATGCTTCATCACACTTCCCGGATGAATCTAGGGAAGCCAACAGAACTCCACAACTTTCTCCCAATAAAGAGGATCTGAAAGAAAGGAAGGAAAAGGCAGTATTCTACAGAATCTGGTTTGGCTTAAGGAAGAGAGAGATTGTAAAGATTTTCATTGGCTCTTGTGGAGCTGCTCTTGCAGGAATCTCTAAACCAGTCTTTGGGTACTTCATCATAACAATAGGAGTTGCATACTATAAAGATAATGCAGAAAGCAGAGTAGGGAAGTACTCGATCCTTTTTGCGTGTATAGGATTTTTGTCATGCTTTGCCCATACTTTGCAGCATTTTTTCTATGGCTTGGTTGGGGAGCAGGCCATGACGAACCTCAGACAAGCGTTATATTCAG CTATACTACGAAATGAACTGGCCTGGTTTGAGAAGCCTCAAAACAGTGTAGGATCAGTTACATCACAGGTTATCAACGAAACAGCAACAGTCAAAACAATCATATCTGACCGTATGTCCGTTATTGTTCAATGCATCTCCTCCATACTGATTGCAACGATAGTCAGCATCAGAGTCAACTGGAGAATGGGCCTAGTTGCTTGGGCTGTGATGCCCTGCCACTTTATCGGTGGACTGATTCAAGCCAAGTCTGCAAAAGGATTCTCGAGCGGCAGCAATGCTGCTTATTCAGAACTGGTTTCCCTTGCTTCTGAATCAACATCCAACATAAAAACTGTTGCATCTTTTTGCCTGGAAGATCATGTGCTTGAAAAGGCCAAGGTTTCTTTAAAGAAGCCACTGGCAAAATGCAGGACACAAAGCATCAAATATGGGATCATTCAAGGTGTATCACTTTGCTTGTGGAATATAGCCCATGCCGTTGCATTATGGTATACAACTATCCTCGTTAAGAGAGGACAATCTTCCTTCGAGAATGGAATAAGATCGTACCAGATATTCTCACTCACAGTTCCATCAATCACAGAATTGTGGACATTGATACCTACTGTTTTCTCTGCTATCAGTATTCTGACCCCTGCATTCCATACCCTTGACCGACAGACTGAGATTGAGCCAGATGAGCCTAAGCAACAACCTCGTAAAAGCATTAAGGGGGATATTGAATTTTCAAATGTGAGTTTCACTTACCCCTCCAGACCAGATATGATTATACTCGACAACTTCAACTTGACAATTGAAGCTGGATCAAAAGTTGCTCTGGTTGGACCAAGTGGAGCAGGCAAATCTTCTATTCTAGCACTTCTGCTCAGATTTTACGATGTGAACGAAGGAGCGGTACTAATTGACTGGAAAAATGTGAAGAGTTACAACCTGAAAGTTCTGAGAGCACAGATTGGCTTGGTGCAGCAGGAGCCACTTCTATTCAGCTTCTCAATCAGAGAAAACATATGCTATGGAAATGAAGGTGCTTCGGAAGCTGAAGTGATACAGGCAGCTATGGAGGCCAACATCCATGAAGTGATAAGCAATCTACCAAGGGGATACGGCACGTCAGTTGGGGAAAAGGGATGCCAACTTTCGGGTGGACAAAAGCAGCGGATAGCAATTGCAAGGGTTCTGCTGAAAAAACCAGTGATAATGCTTCTCGATGAAGCCACAAGTGCGCTTGATGCCGAGTCTGAAAGGGCTGTCATCAATGCTCTGGAGTCACTGAAACAGAGTACAACAAATATTACAGTTGCACACAGGCTTTCAACTGTAATCAACTCAGACACCATATTTGTTATGGACAAGGGGAAAGTTGTAGAAATGGGCACCCATGCAAACCTTGTTACAGCAAGTGAGGGAGTCTACTCGAAACTTTATAGGCACCAGAGTTTTGCAGGAAATTGA
- the LOC121756169 gene encoding chloroplastic import inner membrane translocase subunit HP30-2-like isoform X2: MAVEIPTKAGGLMVNPQQNPVALVQAKLKEVELRFKGWLEKQSIPVEAAVVTVTSAAQGAAIGAIMGTISGGEGSSLLMPPPNAAISPDAMASLKQAQALAGGPFVQARNFAVMTGANAGISCVMKRLRGKDDVQTSMAAAFGSGALFSLVSGMGGPNPVANALTSGLFFALVQGGIFQIGQKFSQPPAEDLNYVKTRSMLSNLGLQNYEKNFKRGLLTDTTLPLITDSALRDVKIPPGPRLLILEHIEREPEFKDRRKAKGPR; the protein is encoded by the exons ATGGCGGTGGAAATTCCAACGAAGGCCGGCGGATTGATGGTGAATCCTCAGCAGAATCCGGTGGCTTTGGTGCAGGCCAAGCTGAAGGAGGTAGAGTTGAGGTTCAAGGGGTGGCTGGAGAAGCAGTCTATCCCGGTTGAGGCCGCCGTCGTCACCGTCACCAGCGCCGCCCAAGGCGCCGCTATTGGCGCCATCATGGGAACTATCTCCGGCGGAGAGGGGTCCTCGCTCCTCATGCCGCCTCCGAACGCTGCTATTAGTCCAGATGCTATGGCGTCGCTCAAGCAGGCTCAG GCTCTTGCTGGAGGTCCGTTCGTACAAGCTCGGAACTTTGCTGTCATGACAGGTGCAAATGCCGGTATTTCGTGTGTCATGAAAAGATTGAGAGGCAAGGATGATGTTCAAACCAG TATGGCTGCAGCTTTTGGATCCGGGGCTTTGTTTTCGCTAGTAAGTGGTATGGGTGGCCCGAATCCAGTAGCAAATGCTCTTACATCTGGTCTTTTCTTTGCACTTGTTCAAGGTGGAATTTTCCAG ATTGGACAGAAGTTTTCACAACCACCTGCTGAAGATTTAAATTATGTGAAAACGAGATCGATGCTGAGCAACCTTGGCCTGCAGAACTACGAGAAGAATTTTAAGAGAGGACTGCTGACAGATACCACTCTGCCATTGATAACTGATAG TGCTCTCAGAGATGTGAAAATACCTCCTGGTCCAAGATTGCTCATTCTGGAACACATAGAGAG GGAGCCTGAGTTCAAAGACAGGCGAAAGGCAAAGGGGCCTCGTTGA
- the LOC121756190 gene encoding autophagy-related protein 13a-like, protein MDLHSYPHGEHGRFEQIFNQFLLKSLHIILDSRVPMNRPPSRGGEIRKSDRWFNLVLGDRPAAMDSLSFWNRSLMEPMVIDIILVQESRYSLSEHDSRSTLATEMPAETVIERWVVQYEHQRSMAPQIGDAFYKKTYKKSIILLRSVYSMLRLLPAYKAFRKQQSFKQNCGFEINYKVCSFGSPLLRSEEESMKNYSFIPIDAQQGCLSVSVMYRKDLSDFNLDSCVSHPIEIISDYVGSPLTDPMRAFPCTSSEKGHSISFQTRGRQSAPPSPFQPPHSWSSGLQRELSSQQSQPYSASPPLYRSPYEYSSSPTEAYIQRNQNQRFPANQKAPCDEILSPPFSSSPSPSPPTKNVIPFHNRRHPETAPMSIPHPMIARSPRYLSPNLSDPNRNSLPPLSPRNTKHDSSSHESPSGIRSIRRLDSTRTGEMSNTPTNAGPKLSRDSKEDSGRFSSLLSSSSSPRVGLSRTSSRLSFQDDFGDCDCPFIVDDVDPPDNQTSSNLVARNCSEVSSLAPSTMKKSQDAAVGALVHMLKTAPPLRQESCYYNTQSSKTEFEGEVGAASEFFKPRKASDAFEELKVYRQMKDLLLSKSAAHLVSKEKTEF, encoded by the exons ATGGATTTGCACAGCTATCCTCATGGTGAACATGGAAGGTTTGAGCAAATATTCAATCAGTTTCTTCTAAAGAGCTTGCACATTATTTTGGATTCAAGGGTTCCAATGAACCGGCCGCCTAGCCGGGGAGGCGAAATAAGAAAGAGCGACAGATGGTTTAATTTAGTGTTGGGGGATCGCCCTGCAGCTATGGATAGCTTAAGTTTTTGGAATAGAAGTTTGATGGAACCTATGGTGATTGATATTATACTCGTGCAAGAGTCACGTTACTCTTTGTCAGAGCATGATTCTCGCTCCACTCTGGCCACGGAGATGCCTGCTGAGACAGTTATAGAGAGGTGGGTGGTTCAGTATGAGCATCAGAGGTCAATGGCTCCTCAAATCGGTGATGCCTTTTATAAGAAGACATACAAGAAATCAATAATCCTATTGCGCTCGGTTTATTCAATGCTGAGACTCCTTCCTGCATATAAGGCCTTTCGTAAACAACAGTCATTTAAACAGAATTGTGGCTTTGAGATCAATTACAAGGTCTGCTCCTTCGGTTCTCCATTGTTGAGATCAGAGGAAGAATCAATGAAGAACTATTCTTTTATTCCTATTGACGCCCAACAAGGTTGCCTATCTGTATCTGTGATGTACCGTAAAGATCTATCTGACTTTAATCTGGATTCTTGTGTATCGCACCCTATTGAGATCATTTCAGATTACGTAGGTAGCCCTCTTACTGATCCTATGAGAGCATTTCCTTGTACCTCGTCCGAGAAGGGTCATTCTATATCCTTCCAGACAAGAGGGAGGCAATCAGCTCCTCCATCACCATTTCAACCGCCTCACAGCTGGTCCAGTGGTCTCCAAAGGGAGCTTTCATCACAACAGAGCCAACCATATAGTGCATCTCCACCATTATATCGCTCACCGTACGAGTATTCATCTTCTCCTACTGAGGCATACATCCAAAGAAATCAAAACCAAAGGTTCCCGGCTAATCAGAAAGCACCCTGTGATGAAATACTCTCCCCTCCATTCTCATcatctccttctccatctccccCTACAAAGAACGTAATTCCTTTTCATAATCGGCGTCATCCAGAAACTGCTCCAATGAGTATTCCTCATCCGATGATAGCTAGAAGTCCTAGATACCTTTCTCCCAATTTGTCCGACCCGAATAGGAATTCTCTTCCACCCCTATCCCCGAGAAACACCAAGCACGACTCGTCATCTCATGAATCACCATCTGGAATAAGGTCAATAAGGAGACTAGATTCAACCAGAACTGGAGAAATGAGCAACACTCCAACTAATGCTGGTCCTAAG TTGTCTCGAGACTCAAAAGAGGACTCTGGACGGTTTTCAAGTTTGCTGTCTTCAAGTAGTTCTCCACGTGTTGGGTTATCGAGGACCTCCAGTCGATTGTCTTTCCAGGATGACTTTGGTGATTGTGACTGTCCATTTATTGTTGATGACGTAGATCCTCCTGATAACCAAACAAG TTCAAATCTCGTCGCAAGAAACTGTTCAGAAGTTTCTTCACTAGCACCCTCAACAATGAAGAAATCGCAGGATGCTGCTGTTGGTGCCCTTGTTCACATGCTGAAGACAGCTCCGCCTCTCCGCCAAGAATCCTGCTACTACAACACTCAGTCATCTAAGACTGAATTCGAGGGAGAAGTTGGAGCTGCTTCCGAGTTTTTTAAGCCTCGAAAAGCATCAGATGCCTTTGAAGAACTCAAGGTATACAGACAAATGAAAGATTTGCTACTTTCCAAGAGCGCAGCTCATCTGGTCAGCAAGGAAAAAACCGAGTTCTAA